GAGGGTGCGCCGTGAGGATCGCGATGGTCTGTCACGCGAGTCACGGCGGAAGCGGAATCCTCGCCACCGAACTCGGTACGCACCTTGCGGCGCGCGGGTGCGAAGTTCACTTCATCACAAATGATGTGCCGGTCCGGCTGGATCATTTCGAACAGAACCTCTACTTCCATCGCGTCGAAGTGGACACCTACCCCGTCTTTGCGTACACGCCATACTCGCTGAGTCTGGCCTCGAAGATCATGGAGGTGATCGGAAATCACGGACTGGACATCATCCACGCGCACTACGCGGTGCCGCACGCGACCTCCGCGTTTCTCGCGCGGGAGATGTCCGCGCGTCCGGTACGAACCGTGACGACACTGCACGGGACGGACATTACGCTGGTTGGCGTTCGACCCTCCTACTACGACATCACGAAGTTTTCCATGGAGCGGAGCGATCGCGTAACGGCCGTGTCGGAATGGCTGCGGCGCAAGACGCTGGAGAGCTTTCCCATGGAGCGCGAGATCGATGTCATCCACAACCTGGTGGATACGGAACGCTTCCGGCCCTGGGCCGGAGATCCGAAGGACAGGACCTTCTCCCGCGAAGGCGACTTCGTGGTCATGCACGCCTCCAACTTCCGGCGCGTGAAGAATATCCCGACGGTCCTGCGTGTGTTCGAACAACTTCAGCGTCGCGTTTCCTCCAGGCTCGTGATGGTGGGCGACGGGCCCGAGCGCCCGGCGGCGGAGGAACTGGTTCGGGAGATGGGGATCTGTGATCGCGTTCACTTTCTCGGCGCGCAGGAGAATGTGGAGGAGCTGTTCCCGCTCGCGGATGCGTTCGTTCTGCCGAGCGCGCACGAGAGCTTTGGTCTGGTGGCGCTGGAAGCGATGAGCGCGGGGGTCGCCGTCGTCGCGACCGCGACGGGAGGAACCGGCGAAGTGATCGAGCACGGGCGCAACAGCTTCCTCCACGACCCGGCGGACCAGGACGGGATGGTGGCCTCCCTCACGAAACTGGCCCGGGAGCCGGAGTGGCGCAGGGAAGTGGCGCGTGCCGGAAGAGAGACTGCCGAGAAGAAGTTCGGCGTGGAAAGAATCGTATCAAGATACCTGGAAGTCTACGAAGGAGCGTTGTCTTGAGTTTTCGCGAAGAGGCCTTTCACCTGACGAATGAAATCGATCTCTCCATCCGCTGCGACCTCAGCCTTCCCAAAGGCGAAGGCCCGTTCCCCGTGGTCGTTCTCCTGCACGGTTTCAAGGGATTCAAAGACTGGGGGATGTTCCCGCATACGGCGCAGGCTCTGGCTGCACGAGGGATCGCGGTCCTGCGGATGAACACTTCCATG
This is a stretch of genomic DNA from Gemmatimonadota bacterium. It encodes these proteins:
- the bshA gene encoding N-acetyl-alpha-D-glucosaminyl L-malate synthase BshA, encoding MRIAMVCHASHGGSGILATELGTHLAARGCEVHFITNDVPVRLDHFEQNLYFHRVEVDTYPVFAYTPYSLSLASKIMEVIGNHGLDIIHAHYAVPHATSAFLAREMSARPVRTVTTLHGTDITLVGVRPSYYDITKFSMERSDRVTAVSEWLRRKTLESFPMEREIDVIHNLVDTERFRPWAGDPKDRTFSREGDFVVMHASNFRRVKNIPTVLRVFEQLQRRVSSRLVMVGDGPERPAAEELVREMGICDRVHFLGAQENVEELFPLADAFVLPSAHESFGLVALEAMSAGVAVVATATGGTGEVIEHGRNSFLHDPADQDGMVASLTKLAREPEWRREVARAGRETAEKKFGVERIVSRYLEVYEGALS